Within Desulfobulbaceae bacterium, the genomic segment ACTCCGTCTTGCGCTGCAAATTATCCTGACGCTGGGCATCGAGCTGATCATAATGGGCAGTTCTTCGCGTGAAAAAGAGATCGCAGGCCTCACGAAACAACGTATACAGCTCCAGTTCTATCTCTGGTGGAACCTTCCCTATATCTTTCCACTGTTGTTGCAGTGCCTTGATCGCCTCAGCTGTTTTTTTCCACTCGGTAGATGCTTGATGTGTTTTAGCAAGCTCGATAAGCTCGAGTTTTTTTTGAGCATTATTTTCTGCCTGAATATCAAGTTCATTGAAGAAGGCCTTACATCGCGTGAAATTTGATTCTGAAGCGGTTTGGAATTTTTTCCAAAGCCTATCGCTCTCTTTTTGGTTAACAGCCCCTGTCTCTTTCCATTTCTCCTGCAATAGTTTCATCTGTTTAAAAACCAAATGCAGATCATTCTCCTGCGCAAGGTCTCTCATTTCATCTATAAGGGCCACTTTAAGGTTTTTATTCTGCCAATACTGCCAGTCTCGTTTTTCGTAAGACTCTTTTTGGAAGTTGATAAAATCAGCACAAGCCTCATTGAATTGACCATCAAACTGTTTGCGCATATCAGGGGTCAAGCAATCTTTGGTAAGCCACTGATTTTTTAACTCTGCAAACTGCTTTTCCGCCTCTTGAATATTCGCATCACCAACTATTTTTTTAAGCGCTGCGATAAGTGTGTTTCGATACGCAATAGCATCTTCAATACGTTTATTTTTCCTCTCTTCTTCATCGGCAGCGATTTGGGCAATAGATTCGCTGATTTTGACAGACAAGGTGTCAAGGTCAGTTTTACTGATAAATTGTGGCAGCCAAGTATTGATGAGTTCTGTCAGTGCTGCTAATGATTTTCGAGATTCCACCAAATGGTCTGCATTAAGCGCAGCGTTAATAGCTGTTAAATCGGCCAGAAACCCATCGTGCTTTGATTTTTCCTGAGCAATGAGGGCTTGCTTTTCTTCAAATTGACGACAGCTTTGGTTAAAACGCTTTACAATCTTTTTTGGTATCTCATCAAGTTCATCCGCTACTTCCTGCCAGCTGCTTTTTAGTTTTTCAAAATTCATAAAGGCATCAGCATCGGAGATGTTTTCTGACTCAGTAATGATATCAGCATCTATGTCGGCTAATTTTTTATGTAATCCAGGTAACTTGGCTAATTTTAAGCGTTCTTCGTCTGACTGAGTGAGGTAGGTCTCGTACCGTTCCTTTATCTCTTTGACAAATGAATTAAATTCTTCATATGTAGGGTGGTTCTGTGGAACTGAAATCTCCTGCCAAGCACCTTGGATTTCAAGAGATTGCCGATAGGCGCTCTCAATATCAGACAACATCGGTAAAACCTTTATGCGATCAATCAGCTCAGCTATTCTTTCATCTATATATCTCTTTTGAGCGGACGCTTTATCTTCCGAAACTTTATTGAGTTTTTTAGTAGCAAGATTACGCGCAGCTCTGTTTGAAGCGTTGGTTGAGATAGATCGCAGCAACTCTAAATTATGAATACGCTCAACAGCTGTAAGAGCAACCTCCTTACCGCATTTCAAGGTAAGCAACCGAGCTAAAACATCTTCCTGTTGTATCTTTTCGGCGGCCAGCAGGCGCAGCTCTTTCGAGCTGTCTTTCGAGACAATTTCCAAAAGCAGATTATCGTTATCAACAAACTGTAGTGCTTTTTCTTTATCTCCAAGTCGTTCTGCCTTCAAAACAGCTTCGACTTTAAGAGAATCAATTCGACTCTTAATTTCATTAACAGATGCTGGATCAGTAGCTTTATTTAAGAGCGCATCCAGATCGTGCCAACTGTTAAATTTGGCCAGGGCAGCTAGGCGCACGGAAGATACGGTTTCAGAGAGAATAAGCAGTCCAAGGCGCTCTTGGTCTGGACAATCTCTTGAATCAATGGCAGCAATACGGACAAGTGGATCCTTGTGCTGCCACTTTGGTTTTATAAAATTAAAAAGGCTCATGAGAATCAGTTATCACCAGAGGACTAATAGTTTTTATCTGCGTAGGCAAGCCAGCCACCAGAGGCAACCAGATCTCTATCAAATCCATTAAGAGTGAACGTAAACTGTATGGCGTTGGTATCCTTTGAGGTAATAAGACTGTTTTGTAAGTCGATATCAAGAGTTGCCGGTCTCTCGGTCATAAGTGTATCGATGTCGGCCTCAGACAGTTCAAGGGCCAGCATCCCGCAATTGAACATATTCTGTCTGAATATCCGGGCAAAACTAGAGGCAATCACCACGTTAATATCGTTTACCTCAAAAACCCATACAGCATGTTCCCTGGATGAACCACAGCCAAAATTTTGACGAGTAACAATTACACGAGCTTGACGCAACTCATCTGATTGAGGATCAAAGCCATCAAGTTTTAAATCCTCAAGGATGTATGGTTTCAGAGCTAACTTAGAGTTTTCAGTCAGATATTTTGCCGGAATAATTTCATCAGTATTGATATCATTTCTATCTAAAAAAATGCAAGATCCACCAAACATTTTCATTTCAGTTCTCCTTATTCAAAAATAGCCGGTAACAGGCAATAACGCAGACAGACAATTGGAACTTTGAAAATAGCCAGATAACCCGTGCCTTATAAAAGTTTTCTCGGGTCAGTAATTCTGCCCGTAACCGCAGCAGCCGCCGCACTTAAAGGACTCATGAGATGAACCATGCCGCCCTTCCCCATTCTGCCATTAAAGTTGCGATTTGTTGTTGAGGCACACACCTCACCTTCGGCCAGAACTCCGTTACTCATTCCAAGACAAGCCCCACAGGTAGGGTTAGTTACGCAGAAACCGGCAGACATGAAGGTTTCGATAATACCTTCCTTCATTGCCTGTGAATAAACGAGTGGGGTTGCAGGGGACATGATGCCGCGTACGTTGGGATCAATGGTTTTACCTTTTAATATTTTAGCAGCTTCTCGCAGATCCTCAATTCTGCCATTGGTGCACGAACCAATGTAGACCTGATCGACTATTGTATCGGACATATCAGAGATATTTTTCACCTCATCAGGTTTATATCCATAAGTAACCTGCGGAGACAGATCAGATACATCAAAATCAATTGTCTGGGCATAAGCAGCATTAGCATCAGAATGCCATTTGCGGAACTCTTCAACGGCCTGATCAATGGTTGCATAATCAGACTGAATGTGAGGCCACAGGTATTCAGCAGTCACACGATCGGGCATACAGACACCACAAGTGCCGCCTGCCTCAATTGCCATATTGCACAGAGTCATTCTTGATTCCATGCTCATGGCGTCAACAACAGGACCAACAAACTCAATAATTTTATCTGTGGCACCTTTTACGGTCAGAGTCTTAATGATATGGAGAATAACATCTTTAGCATAGACTCCAGTCTGCAATGTGCCGCTGATGGTAATCTTTATAGTGGCGGGTTTACGAAATGAACAGACACCCTTGAGGATGCCAACCTCAAGATCTGTAGTACCAACACCAGCTGCAAATGCTCCAAAAGCACCATGGGTGCATGTGTGAGAATCCCCCATAATCACAGTGTATCCGGGCCGGATAAAACCTTTTTCCGGAAACAGTGCGTGACAAACGCCATTTGCGTCAATATCAAAAAAATCTTTGATTTTATGACGTTTAGCCCAGTCACGAATAATTTTTGACTGGGTTGCTGTTTTGGAATC encodes:
- a CDS encoding 3-isopropylmalate dehydratase small subunit is translated as MKMFGGSCIFLDRNDINTDEIIPAKYLTENSKLALKPYILEDLKLDGFDPQSDELRQARVIVTRQNFGCGSSREHAVWVFEVNDINVVIASSFARIFRQNMFNCGMLALELSEADIDTLMTERPATLDIDLQNSLITSKDTNAIQFTFTLNGFDRDLVASGGWLAYADKNY
- a CDS encoding DUF349 domain-containing protein; this encodes MSLFNFIKPKWQHKDPLVRIAAIDSRDCPDQERLGLLILSETVSSVRLAALAKFNSWHDLDALLNKATDPASVNEIKSRIDSLKVEAVLKAERLGDKEKALQFVDNDNLLLEIVSKDSSKELRLLAAEKIQQEDVLARLLTLKCGKEVALTAVERIHNLELLRSISTNASNRAARNLATKKLNKVSEDKASAQKRYIDERIAELIDRIKVLPMLSDIESAYRQSLEIQGAWQEISVPQNHPTYEEFNSFVKEIKERYETYLTQSDEERLKLAKLPGLHKKLADIDADIITESENISDADAFMNFEKLKSSWQEVADELDEIPKKIVKRFNQSCRQFEEKQALIAQEKSKHDGFLADLTAINAALNADHLVESRKSLAALTELINTWLPQFISKTDLDTLSVKISESIAQIAADEEERKNKRIEDAIAYRNTLIAALKKIVGDANIQEAEKQFAELKNQWLTKDCLTPDMRKQFDGQFNEACADFINFQKESYEKRDWQYWQNKNLKVALIDEMRDLAQENDLHLVFKQMKLLQEKWKETGAVNQKESDRLWKKFQTASESNFTRCKAFFNELDIQAENNAQKKLELIELAKTHQASTEWKKTAEAIKALQQQWKDIGKVPPEIELELYTLFREACDLFFTRRTAHYDQLDAQRQDNLQRKTELCEKIEKLVASPDISKRNKLQELQKQWKTIGRAPKDNEDAIWQRFRAASDSFYTWLDTLKPGNLEKKENLCLAAEALCSDLPDFSDEKKTQELAKQIVDLQSQWKKIGPVPDERQDEVWQRFRGICDVFFSKRDQYNAEIDKQRSANEERKLSILSQLEQAVNEGSKDSVKEIIKLQEDWRQTGPASKGNDFLLDKRFNQTCNDFFKQRREIFNEMDRIRRDNLKQKEALCVRLEILAGISVPELKTTGKNKSSLTLADQLKLAFEQNFIMGGEGKDKSRHKKDELASILEEWSQVGPVPKEHEYSLKKRYNMAQAKLTQAK
- a CDS encoding 3-isopropylmalate dehydratase large subunit — encoded protein: MGKTITEKIFDSHHRDNPAGETVVLDIDVVMCHEITTPIAINDLLERGMDRVFDASKIKAVIDHVTPSKDSKTATQSKIIRDWAKRHKIKDFFDIDANGVCHALFPEKGFIRPGYTVIMGDSHTCTHGAFGAFAAGVGTTDLEVGILKGVCSFRKPATIKITISGTLQTGVYAKDVILHIIKTLTVKGATDKIIEFVGPVVDAMSMESRMTLCNMAIEAGGTCGVCMPDRVTAEYLWPHIQSDYATIDQAVEEFRKWHSDANAAYAQTIDFDVSDLSPQVTYGYKPDEVKNISDMSDTIVDQVYIGSCTNGRIEDLREAAKILKGKTIDPNVRGIMSPATPLVYSQAMKEGIIETFMSAGFCVTNPTCGACLGMSNGVLAEGEVCASTTNRNFNGRMGKGGMVHLMSPLSAAAAAVTGRITDPRKLL